In Halorussus limi, a genomic segment contains:
- a CDS encoding HAD family hydrolase → MAVSFDLFGTLVDADRPDDPASAVAAELDSRGVAVPDDWAAAYREVHVDAPEGAEVPLMAHVSAALASRGVEAPGNAARRAVVAAFDPEVETREGALDAVAAASERGPVAVLSNCAVPQLARKALIRSALDRESFDAVVTSVASGWRKPDRRAFETCADRLGVSVAELIHVGDDPRTDGGLDDCGGEAVLLSDVPLTAFPEWLEGRR, encoded by the coding sequence GTGGCAGTCTCGTTCGACCTCTTCGGAACCCTCGTGGACGCCGACCGACCCGACGACCCCGCGAGCGCCGTCGCCGCGGAACTCGACTCGCGGGGCGTGGCGGTCCCCGACGACTGGGCCGCGGCCTACCGGGAGGTCCACGTCGACGCGCCCGAAGGCGCGGAGGTTCCGCTGATGGCCCACGTCAGCGCGGCGCTGGCGAGTCGAGGCGTCGAAGCGCCGGGAAACGCCGCGCGCCGGGCGGTCGTCGCCGCGTTCGACCCCGAGGTCGAGACCCGCGAGGGCGCGCTCGACGCCGTCGCGGCCGCGAGCGAGCGCGGCCCGGTCGCGGTGCTGTCGAACTGCGCGGTGCCCCAACTCGCGCGGAAAGCGCTGATTCGCTCGGCTCTCGACCGCGAGAGCTTCGACGCGGTCGTCACCAGCGTCGCCTCCGGGTGGCGCAAGCCCGACCGCCGGGCGTTCGAGACCTGCGCCGACCGACTCGGCGTCTCGGTCGCCGAGCTAATCCACGTCGGCGACGACCCCCGAACCGACGGCGGCCTCGACGACTGCGGCGGCGAGGCCGTCCTCCTGTCGGACGTTCCACTCACCGCGTTTCCCGAGTGGCTGGAGGGTCGGCGATGA
- the cbiB gene encoding adenosylcobinamide-phosphate synthase CbiB yields the protein MNAAVPVAIALALDAAIAEPPRRLHPVALFGSLVAVFDREWSRPRIAGLAVAAALPLLAAATVALAVEVAVRLHPVAGALAAGIVVFAATSLRMLTETATEVVAATETDLSAARERLRWLAGRDAADLSAAEVRSAAVESAAENLADGAVAALLAFALLAPVSLPAGAAAAVWVKAVNTLDSMLGYPDKAHGTASARLDDAVMWIPARVSAGLLAVAALVPLSGAGARRRLASLSAARRWAAAPPSPNSGWPMATLAAVVDARLEKPGVYVLNPDAALPSVETSRAGVRVVRAAGVLAFLLAALLAGVGYAFAPEVVAWL from the coding sequence ATGAACGCTGCGGTCCCCGTCGCAATCGCGCTCGCCCTCGACGCCGCAATCGCGGAACCCCCGCGCCGACTCCACCCCGTGGCGCTGTTCGGGTCGCTGGTCGCCGTCTTCGACCGCGAGTGGTCCCGGCCCCGAATTGCGGGTCTCGCCGTCGCCGCCGCGCTCCCCCTGCTGGCGGCCGCGACGGTCGCGCTCGCGGTCGAAGTGGCGGTCCGGCTACACCCCGTCGCGGGCGCGCTCGCGGCCGGAATCGTCGTCTTCGCCGCGACCAGTCTCCGCATGCTCACGGAGACGGCGACCGAGGTCGTCGCCGCGACCGAGACCGACCTCTCGGCCGCCCGCGAGCGCCTCCGGTGGTTGGCGGGCCGGGACGCCGCCGACCTCTCGGCCGCCGAGGTCCGGAGCGCCGCGGTCGAGAGCGCGGCCGAGAACCTCGCCGACGGCGCGGTGGCGGCCCTGCTCGCGTTCGCCCTGTTGGCCCCGGTCTCACTGCCCGCCGGGGCCGCGGCCGCGGTGTGGGTCAAGGCGGTCAACACCCTCGACTCGATGTTGGGCTACCCCGACAAGGCACACGGCACCGCGAGCGCCCGCCTCGACGACGCGGTCATGTGGATTCCCGCCCGCGTGAGCGCGGGACTGCTCGCGGTCGCGGCGCTCGTACCCCTGTCCGGCGCGGGCGCGCGTCGCCGCCTCGCGTCGCTGTCGGCCGCCCGCCGGTGGGCCGCGGCCCCGCCCTCGCCCAACTCCGGATGGCCGATGGCGACGCTCGCGGCGGTCGTCGACGCACGCCTCGAAAAGCCGGGCGTCTACGTCCTGAACCCCGACGCCGCGCTCCCTTCGGTCGAAACCTCGCGTGCCGGGGTCCGGGTCGTCCGGGCCGCGGGCGTCCTCGCCTTCCTGCTCGCGGCGCTCCTCGCGGGGGTCGGATACGCGTTCGCGCCGGAGGTGGTCGCGTGGCTCTGA
- the cobS gene encoding adenosylcobinamide-GDP ribazoletransferase, translated as MALTAVPSRTRELVGRRLTAVRGALGFLTRLPTGRSEAAWTAFSETPAAFPAAGWVAGALAATPLVAAQFRALPAPTVAFGYLLALYAVTGINHADGVADLGDAAVVHGDPERRRAVLKDTEVGVGAVLALSLVLAGLALAALALAGLPAAAPRTAAVGVSGAVAIAVAAEVGAKLGMAALACLGDPAFEGLGSAFTDNAPAALVAPVVVAAPVALLGVPAVAALGGALAAALGVLRWSRTNLGGVNGDAFGAANELARLAGLHLGVVAWTLS; from the coding sequence GTGGCTCTGACCGCGGTCCCGAGTCGCACTCGGGAACTCGTCGGACGGCGTCTGACGGCGGTTCGGGGCGCGCTCGGCTTCCTCACCCGCCTGCCGACCGGCCGGAGCGAGGCGGCGTGGACCGCGTTCAGCGAGACCCCTGCCGCCTTCCCGGCGGCCGGGTGGGTCGCGGGCGCGCTGGCCGCGACCCCGTTGGTCGCCGCGCAGTTCCGGGCGCTCCCGGCCCCGACCGTCGCGTTCGGCTACCTGCTCGCGCTCTACGCCGTCACCGGCATCAACCACGCCGACGGCGTCGCCGACCTCGGCGACGCCGCGGTCGTCCACGGCGACCCGGAGCGACGCCGCGCGGTCCTGAAGGACACAGAGGTCGGCGTCGGCGCGGTGCTGGCGCTCTCGCTCGTCCTCGCGGGTCTCGCGCTGGCCGCGCTGGCGCTGGCGGGACTGCCCGCGGCCGCGCCCCGGACCGCCGCGGTCGGCGTCTCCGGCGCAGTCGCTATCGCCGTCGCCGCGGAGGTCGGCGCGAAACTCGGGATGGCCGCGCTGGCTTGCCTCGGCGACCCCGCCTTCGAGGGACTGGGGTCGGCGTTCACCGACAACGCCCCGGCCGCGCTGGTCGCGCCGGTCGTCGTCGCGGCCCCGGTCGCCCTGCTGGGCGTCCCGGCGGTCGCGGCGCTCGGCGGGGCGCTGGCGGCCGCGCTCGGCGTCCTCCGGTGGTCGCGGACCAACCTCGGCGGGGTCAACGGCGACGCCTTCGGCGCGGCCAACGAACTCGCCCGCCTCGCGGGCCTGCATCTGGGGGTGGTCGCGTGGACGCTCTCGTGA